The genomic region ACAGCGCTTGCACAGCGACAAAGTACGCGACTTGCGGGTGGCGCTACGAATCCGCAATACTTCTAtaattcacaacaacaacagcagcagcagcaacagtacCGGCAGCAACAAGTggagcaacagcagcagcatcaaCAAGATATGCTTAAGTTTGTGCGTAAAAGTGATCAGGATCATCCATCGCCGAATGCTTCGATCACCTCGAGTGCCGCTGCTGTGTCGACAGGCACCACTCGTCTCACCGCCGAACAGAATCGACAACTGCAGGTAAATATTTGTTGAACGATCAATTCTTTTGTTCTAAGTTATGAATTACTATTTAAACACTAGACTATCTTAGTCCGTGGTCTGGGTTGGTTATTTAAGTTCTGAGTTTCGTGTTCCTAAAAGATTCAAAACTTCCTAATCAAAGGTAGATCTCATATTCGTCaatgtgaaatttattttgtactacAAATAACCGAGTCAATGGAAAAGTCCCCGGGGACACCataacaaaacatatttttttggcaaaattcgttttctTTATTCAACATACTTTCTTTCAAGGGAGattgattatagcgaccctacCACTTTTCGATACCAGTTTTGTAGTACAATTTGTCGACGAAATCTTCCAGCGAATATTCTTTTGAGAACTGAAATCAGAAAATAGTCGTTGGGGTCTGATCTGGAGAATCCGTGTATGCGGAAGTAATTCGAATACTAATTCTTGGATTTTCGcaatcgttttcactgacttgtgacacggtgcattggcTTGGTGAAACagtactttctttttctttaagtgcggccgtttttcggcgatttcgttctTCAGACGCTATGTAATTCTCGCTGTCAATGaatcttcctttttcaaggtagtcaataaaaattattccatgcgtatcccaaaatacagacgccataacctcgACGGCCGACTGTTACATTTTTGCAAGATTTGGAGTGGGTTCATCGTGTACAGTCCGCtgggatgactgtcgattggattTCGTAAtgaagccatgtttcatccattgtcgcATATCGACgtgaaaatttggttttattaagcttgaacatctccaaacattcctccgaatcatcaactcgtcggtgtttttggtcaaaagggttcaaacccaaaacattaaccaaaatgggttgagtcgatccataagagcTTAAAGCAAACTCATTAAATTTTTCCCACGGTAAAAATCGCGATACAAACTGTTTCGTAAGCAAGAACTGCCAAACACGTACTAATTAGTATATAAAGATCAAACTTCCGGTGACTTAAAAAAGCTTGTACCAATCTATAGAAAAAACTATCGGTTTCAGGGCACTCCTGGTTAAATTCGATCAgatgtatataataatacttccgttactttaaaaatattatatattttaacacTATTTTTCCAACATTTCAAACGATCAGGGCCTCATTAATGAGCTACGCGTCTTAAAGGAACAGAATCAACGTTTACTCGACGACAATCAGGAATTGCGTGACTTGTGTTGCTTCCTTGATGACGATCGTCAAAAGGGTCGGAAACTCGCAAGAGAATGGCAGCGTTTCGGCAGATATACCGCCAGTGTGATGAGACAGGAGGTGGCCGCTTATCAGGTAGGTCTGATGGTCTCATGATCTTAACTCTAAATACTTAACGAATGATTTCTCGTAAAGCACAAGCTACGTCAACTCGACGACAAACAACAAGAACTAATTACCGATAATCTGGAATTGAAAGAGTTGTGCCTGTACTTGGACGAGGAGCGCACACATATTGCGGCGAATGCGCTATGTGCCAATTGCGGTAGCTCGGTACGCAATCCGTTACGGGATGATGGTGATGGCAGCAGTTCAAGCACAAATGCAGAAGAAACTTTATCGGCGTTAAGGAACTATGAGCGACAAATGCCCGTAAGTACATCGTTTGAACAGGATgagaatttaaacttttttgacgGGAAGTTATAGAGTTTCTTGAGCAACCGGTTCCATAAATATATCTTTTACAAAACGCTAACAAGTCTGTCAGGTGCTTGATAGAACTTACGCAgagggtgatccattttgaggttccctacttttttttttagaaaagcacagaaacttcaaattttatgggTAATTtgtattatcattcgaaagctacatacgtctcagatgatccatcctttgagtccaattttcgatgattcgttcgagaatttcgactggtaactggcgaatgacacgcgtgatgttttgctccaaggcctgaaccaaagcgggattgtcggcatagaccttagactttGCATATACCcaaagaaaaaagtctaacggtgtgatatcacacgttctgagtggccaatcgaccggctcaaaacatgaaattatctactcagcgaattgttctctcaataaatccattgattgatgtggtGTGTGTGAAGTGGCGACGtcttttgaaaccaaatgtcaccgagatcacgagctttaattccagctatcaaatagtcagttatcatggcgcgtAAATGGTCGcaattgacggttacgttctcaccgccataatttttgcagaaatatggtccgatgattccaccggcccaaaaACCAAACccttgttttttctggatgaaatgacagctcttgaatttcttcatacatccccattgagccagaaacgggcctcatcgctgaacaaaatttggctcgaaaaggtcggatcttcttggaacttttcaagagcccatagagcgaagcgatgtcgcttgggaaggtccagcggcttcagttcttgcacaagctatatttttaacgattttaatttaagatactgacgtaaaatgcgccaagtcggtctatacgtcagtccgagttgctgcgagcaGTCGGAGGATCCAttttccacggtcttcgtgtacactctcagctacggctactGTTGAAAAAAGTAACTCTGCGTGGATCACCCGCTATTTAGCTtatatcaagttcttgtatgaaaggattttttatttgtgaaggatattatatgGGAACTTCGGTTTAATCGAAGTTAACGtactttcttattattttcatcaTTCGACGTGCATATAATTTACCTTTCCACCTTTCCTCTACACCAAAGTAAACTATACAAATTTGTATTATgcataaaaaaactttatattttattttatttgaataggAAGCAACGCTACGAACAACGCTAAGTGATCAGACCGTCCAATACGTGCGCTCGTTGGAACGACGCATACGGCAATTAGAAGAGGAACGCGTTGGCACAACAACGCCAACATCCAATATCCTAGCGACACAACATACCCAAACGCAAGCACCAACCGCACAAACacagcaacatcaacaacaacaacaggcgcagcagcaacaacaacaaccagcacAAAATCCACTAATCGATCCGATATCGAGTCGACCCGAAGCTGTGGTGCGTGCGCTTCAAGTACTCGAGGTACGCGAACAACTGGAACGAGATCGTCTCAGTGGACTCATTGAGAACTCAAGAGACCAAATGGATGACGGCGAAAAGGCGTTGGTGCGCGAAATGTGTAATGTAGTGTGGCGTAAACTCGAAAGTAATGTGCCGAACGTGTCGAGCAGTATGTAACTAGTAATGTTAACGGAaaaagtaagatgaagaataagAAAATATTGCCAATTTCAATCATTAAATGAATCACTAATCACGTGGAAGGAGTTGATTGAAAACACTCTTACATCACaacttattacatatgtacattatttatatacaaacttacaaatgtacgtacatattttACGAAATAATAAAGcgtgttttttaaaaatatgcaaataattagTAAcggtttttaattaatatttattgatgtgtaaatatttataccatAAAGAGGGgttcttttctcaccaagaaagAGCTCAGTTTTCGGAACAGCCGATATCACACCAGTATAGTATAAAGCTGCTATACAAACGGATCGATCAACATATAGTCCTCGTAAGGATAACTTGCATCGGATCGGACAATTGTAGCTTCGCTGgagtgaattttttaatttttccattaattACGTCCGACGGGTTCGCGCAGCGGAATATGACGAATTGGTTTTTTTGCCGAAATAATGcatatatctcgaaaactataagtttgcggcggttataattatatattttcttaatctggagcatcagccctaTCCAACCATTTTTAACCcagaaatcgtgggatggtatactaaagccgacccgaAGATTGACCCAGCTAACCACCTGTGCATATTGAAaccaacacaaaaacaaagtttaaCTTCGGTTACTCATACGACTCATTAGTACgattatcaaaatttattgaacaaaaatctGTTTCTTTCAAACTTTTGCATACCTGACTTTTGCAGCATTTAACAAATCagattatcaaaaattaaacaagatTTTGAACTTATTCAAAAGCGACAAAAagcaaacgaaaataaaataaatttacatacttacatacatatttacatattgctAACAACTATTGGTAAGATAAACTGATATCTAAGCGCATGCTTTGCTTTACAGGATAAACAATCTCAGCAAGCAATGCTCACGGCGCACTACTCTCTGCTGAAGCGCTCGCCTTTAGCGGCGCTGCGAGGGCGTCTTTGTAATCCCGATACACGACAATTATTTGTGCTAGACATACAAATCGGCGAGACACTTGGCGGTTTGCCATACATACGCAGGCGCTCAATACGCTGTTTCGGCGTCGGATTCGATTCCATTTTCATTATGTTGCTACACGAGGAATTTGACAATCTGCTGACATTGAGCGAAGTGGCGCTTTTATTCACACTGTCATTTTCCCAATCAATATGCTTAAATGAGCCATCATTGGTCGGGGTCGTGATTGTTGTTTTGTcttttgttgtagttggtgtATTCAAAGCGGCTGCTACCAATTCCGCCCGCTTTCTGGCACGTGTGCTCATGCGCGTTTGCTGTCGTACTGGAGGCTGTGGAGTGCTGGTGCTCATGGCGGCTGAGTTGAAAAATTCTTGCAAGTTTGGTATAGGTGTGGCAGGTGGTGATTTGGGTTCATTGACCCTTAGCGCAGCGGTGGTGCCGCCGCTTCGCTTCGTTGGTGTTTCAACCATGCTACTTTCTGACTTGAAGTCgtgatgttttgaaaatttcacctTCAATTTGTTACTCATATTTAGAGATAGCAGATTCTTACGCGCTATTATGCCATGTCTAGCGCGATAATCTGGCGGAGTGTTTACTGCCATTTCGCTCAAACTGGAATGAATGATGGTCGCTTGTATGTGAGCTAGCGGACTACGTTCTCCACCAGTcgatttgcaaaataattttggtgtTCGAGGTGGAGATGCAGATGTTCGTCGATTTTGTGCACTTTCGCTATCGCTACGCTTTCTCTTATTCAATCCATTCAATGCTGTTTCGGGTTTATCGGTCATTCGGTCTTCAATTTCTGTAGCTAAAGGCCATTCAGGAAAGAGAAAATTATCTAACGGTTTAGTTTCTGAATTACCTTTGATATTCTCAGTCTTCAATTTCTCAATGACACGCAGTTCTGGTAAGCTTTCTAGTATAACAGCAGCTCTTTGTTTTTTAGGTGCTGTCGAAAATCCAGgaatatttgttttgtgttcATTTGCAGTATTTGCATTTGTCCCTTTTTCATTCACCAAttcttcttcctcttccacTGGCCACTCactaaattgtaaattttctaAAGACCGCTTAACATCGTCCTCAACActttctttttgaaattccaTCACGTCTTCTAATATGCGCGCAGCTCGTTTCTTTGCATCATCGCTTATTTGTATCGTTTTTCTTGACACAGTGGCAAATCCTGTCAATTTTTTCGCATCAAGTTCCGCTTCCATGCCATCATTTGGCAGTTGCTCTAGTATTTTTAACGCACGTTCCTGCGCTTCTTtcgatatatttattaatttactagAAGCTGTGCGAAACCCAATGAATAACTCTTTACTAGTCGAGGCATCGTTTGAAGTAGCGTCATTCTTTAGACATATTTCGTCCTGTGGGAGTGGCGTTAGCATCTCTAAAGCGCGTGCCGCTTGTTGCTTTGCTTCATTTGAACTTGTAATTACTTTATAGGAGGTAGTGGAAAACCCCCCACAACCCGGCATTTCTTTGCTGCCGATCTGATCATTCGGATTTGCTGAGGTATCAACTAAGTTATCACTTGTCTTTGAAATGGTTATTGTTCGGTTCATGACATTTTGACAACCTTCTTCTTCTCCTGCTTCGTCTTCGATAGGTAACTCTTCGTCACAACTGTTATTTATCGGTAGTGGCggtagattttgaaaaatggaCGCCACGCGTGCTTGAGCTTCTGCAGAtatttttacttctttattGGAAGCAGTTCGAAAGCCTATTAGTGGCTCTGCGTTCATTTGCGCAAAATTACATCCGTTAGTATCTATTGTATGATTTGCTTCCGaagtttcaattttttccaacttgAATGATGAAGCCGCATCCAAGGCAATACCCATATCGAATTTCGCGAATATATCACATTCATCATACCATTCATCGTTTTGCTCGTCATTATTTGTATCGTcttctatattaaaaaaaaaaatataattagaaTGAATATGCTGTATGTAAAAGTAAATAAGTAGCATACCGTTAGGTGTTAATGTATCACAGTTTTGTTTTGTGTCCTCTTCCTCACTGCTGAAGCCATTAAAGTCTTCTTCGTTTGAAATGTGTCCATTGGAACTGGTCTTGGATTGTTCCTCCGTTTCCGGTACCACTAGTTCTTCGTCGATCTGCATACAATCATCTTCTACTCTGTTCGTTGTAAATGATATGAGCGAACGACTTTTAAATTGTTCCTCCGTTTCTGGTAGCACTAGTTCTTCTTCGATTTGCATAGAGTCATTCTCTGCTTTGTTCGCTGTGAAATATATTTCCGAGCTACTTTTTTCTTCTAATGTCCTTATGCCTAAGTAGTCTTCCGCTAACTGATGGTCCACAAATTCCGTACTTGGATCTTGTTTTTTATCTCTTTCCCCGGACGACTCAGTAAAATAAGCgctcaaattttgtaaattttcacaTAAACTCTGTGAATGCTGCAATACCACAACTGCTTCTTTCACAGGTATATGTTCAGTTTGATCCTCCTGCACCGAAAGATCAGTAGATGAATCATTGCTTAGCAAATCATCATTAAGCACGCAATGTGCAACACTATTAGTAGGCTTGTTATATTGCTCAGCAATATTTTGACGTGCCATTACGATTTCGTGTTTGCGTTTGCTGTACGTTCGCAAGGGTTTATTAGTAAAGCGGAAATTAAAATTACTCTCCTCGGAGGACTGCTGCAGTTCAGGAGATTGTGGAGAACTACAGAAATCCTCAAGTATTAAATCTACTATCgactttgtttttcttttaggCGTTGAAGGCGATTTGTTTATGTCCACCTTAACTTCTTTTATACTTGACAAATCAATGGTTTTCTTTTCTGTTTCTTCGCATACTTGCAACAATTCAGAATCTGTGATTTCAAATACATCAGTCTTATTAcgattattttcactaattttgtcTTCTCGCTGTTCGAGagattcaattaaaaaattattacatggCTCAAAACCTTGTGTAGCCTTAAAAAGGCGCGAGCTGCTGGGCATTGTTCTACTTCGATCGGCAAGGACAAGAAGACGATGCTCAGCAAATGGATCGTAACTCGTATTAACTTTTGATATTGGCTTTTCGTTGCGCAGACacttatttttaatagaattttccATAGTCTCGTCGGAGTCATACATTACCAAAAGTGTGCAGGATAAACCTTCCTCCTCTTCATGTTTACATGATGTTTCCGAAGTTGTAGTGAACGTTGCGTTAAGCCTTTTATGTCTTCGATGTAAACGTGATTTGTGTATGGAGTTATTCAATTTTCGTGGACTAGAGTTAATACTTTCATCAGCCATCGAGGAAGTAGtcgtcaaaaatatttttaatttaagaaataaacaaaactaaactTTCAAACATCACCAACAGACAGCTGTCAACTACACTGAGGAAAATAAGGTAAATGATGTAGATAAGTAaagcacaaaatttaataacttttttattttgtaattaaaatataaattttttgcaaagtaaaagttattatttaaataactaCCCGCAAAATACGAGTGGTTGCAATTTTGTGGAAATTactttaataataatacatacaaacattgcGTATATTGTGTAATATCAATGAGTGCATTTATAATGCATCCACTCACTGCAGTgactgaaaattatttgaaagagtaaataaaaattatgtgataTAAATCGGGCTATGTTTTGTGActcatttgataaaaaatattaaataatttatagtcggtataaatataaataaatttattattactggATGGCAACATCTTTTCACTTACTGCTGAGTGGCCACAGCTTTTCACGTTGCAATACGTGCCCATTTTCTTTGCTCGCACGCAAGTTCGTGGCTCTAGTCTACAAATCGTTTTTtcgcaaaataaatttgttaaataagaACTAAGTAATTTGGTTCTACTAAAGAAATTTAAGAAACTAATATTCTTGTTATGCGATTGTTAATtgttgtaaaataacatcaacacCATAATTTGCTATTATATTAGTAGGCAATGAAAAAATTCAGGTAGAATAAGAGCAAAGAAAAGTGTTAAAgcattaagtgaaattttggagaaaatagaaAAGAAGGAAAATACATGAAATAGCAAAGGAAATAAAGTAATCAAACAAAGAAAAGTGAAGTGAAACAAGGCAAAGCAAGGcggaaaaacgattttttgcaAAACGCACACGCAAACGAAGACGAGAAGCGAAGCGAACTAGCGAACGGACAAGTTACGagcaattgaaaattgttaacACGGTTGGAGAGGTGTGTGggataaaaaagtgaaaactgtTTGTTGGGCGTCAAACGGTGCACATAAATTTTTAGGTAGCTGATCATTTACTTTACCGCTTTtcacacatatttattataaattgttattttttattgtctatTGATTTTGTGAACAAATAGTGAATTGATATACGTGCATGAAATATAGGTAAAGCATAACAGTAACTGAACGTGCGCCGGTGCtccattaaaaagaaaaaaacttcaaaattctTAGCTACGGCAGCAATTCTTACAATAACGCTTATAACAACTCTATCGTCACCACCACGCTCCATAAGCAGCCCGCAGTGCCGCCACTACCACCTCCAATTATGTTTGTCAATTCGATGACGTTTCGCGGCAATCCTGCCCCCAACCATCATTACGCTGGCCACCCATTGGCTACGGCACATCATCCACAACAACCGCAATTGCACCATCATGCTACTACGGGACAAGCTGGCGGGCCAATGGCTCACCATCCATCGGCGGCACATGGTACGCATCCGGGTGCCCATCCCGGTTCAGCCAATAACAATATTCACCATGCCGCTTCGGCTATGAATCGTCATGCACCTCATGCGCCCATGGGTATGGGTAGCGGCAACATCACTTCAATGTCGCCTCATATGCCAAACAATGGCAGCGGCATGCCAGGTAGCGGCAGTGGCAGCGGTGCAAGCTCTAGCTCACCGGATAGtggtaaaatttatatcaagaaTTTGGAACGCTCCATTGACAACAAAGCAGTCTACGACACGTTTTGCGTGTTTGGtaacattttaaattgcaaTGTTGCTAAGGATGAGGATGGCAATTCACGCGGCTATGGTTTTGTGCATTTCGATTCAGAAGAGGCTGCACGTATTGCTATTTCAAAGGTGGACGGTATGTTGTGCAATAATCAGAAGGTGCAAGTAGTAAAATTCATACCACGCCGTGATCGTGAACAAGAAAAGGCATCGCAATTTAGGAATCTCTATGTGAAGAATCTCAGCGAAGATTTCACTGATCAACATTTACATGAAATGTTCGAACCGTACGGACGCATAACAAGTCACCGGGTAAGTTTCAGCGACCTCATTCATTAATATATGGTGTAGTTGTAAAGCAATGTTAACTGATAAACAAGCCAACGtgaaatattaatacatatttaatgtTGCGCAAGTGTCTAACAGTGAAACTGAATTATTTGAAACTTATtacgttattgttttttttttgtatattaagctGACAGCtatgtattttcaaaaatatgttaatttttttttgtgcttaataCCATGCCTGCTCACTAGCTCTCCTGCCCTTAGTGCCCCCTGCATCTACGTTACTCTGTTACACAATTTTTCCTAAATCCTATGCTGTGGTATATTCAGTTTAATGTTTGCTTCGTAACAATATAGCGTTGCGCATGTCCTTGTTTATGCCTTGTGCTTTGGTGTGCCACCCCAACTGCCCCCTCTTGAACACCCGCCTTACTGTCCAGGTTAGGCCTTGGCTTGACAACTAATGGTATTGGTTAATCATGCATATGCCTCGTTTGATTGGTTTAAAATCaacttttattgaattaaattttcaacatcATAATTAAGTTGttaaaatcagaaaataaatatttgatgtttatacGAATATGACAGTCATTGGTgtgtacataaatgtattttaacataattttgttCAAAAGTCAATGTAAGTGTGAGCGAGCGTTGCAATTtgtaaaatgttcaaaaatttttgtttaaaattatatattaatattttaatttcaagtttGGAAGATCTTTggattagaaattaaatttaacatttaaatattttcgattaaaaaattaaaatttaaaatctaaaatgtttagtattaaaaattgagaaactatttaaaaattaatggcTGGATTGAGAAAAGATAAAAAGAAGGCAAAAAGAGCTaaactatgtttttttaatttaaattaaaattttaaatcctaaaacaaatatttttttttaaatttttttccagttaTAAGTTTGATTAAAGTTTTTTCAACCTTTATTTGggatcaaaaatttaaaaataatttcttattacGTTCTTCGGGTTtacaagataaaaataatttaatacactTATTTTTAAACGCAATATTTGCAACCCTGATTAACTTAATACCACTTAATAATCTTAAGTGTGCATTTCACGCGCCTAGTACATCTTCAACTAACTCGGTACTTATTCATTTTTAAGGTGATGCTGGATGAAGAGGGCCGCTCTCGCCGTTTTGGTTTCGTGGCTTTTGAAAGCCCACAATCGGCTCTAGCAGCTG from Bactrocera tryoni isolate S06 chromosome 3, CSIRO_BtryS06_freeze2, whole genome shotgun sequence harbors:
- the LOC120771608 gene encoding breast cancer type 2 susceptibility protein homolog isoform X1; translated protein: MADESINSSPRKLNNSIHKSRLHRRHKRLNATFTTTSETSCKHEEEEGLSCTLLVMYDSDETMENSIKNKCLRNEKPISKVNTSYDPFAEHRLLVLADRSRTMPSSSRLFKATQGFEPCNNFLIESLEQREDKISENNRNKTDVFEITDSELLQVCEETEKKTIDLSSIKEVKVDINKSPSTPKRKTKSIVDLILEDFCSSPQSPELQQSSEESNFNFRFTNKPLRTYSKRKHEIVMARQNIAEQYNKPTNSVAHCVLNDDLLSNDSSTDLSVQEDQTEHIPVKEAVVVLQHSQSLCENLQNLSAYFTESSGERDKKQDPSTEFVDHQLAEDYLGIRTLEEKSSSEIYFTANKAENDSMQIEEELVLPETEEQFKSRSLISFTTNRVEDDCMQIDEELVVPETEEQSKTSSNGHISNEEDFNGFSSEEEDTKQNCDTLTPNEDDTNNDEQNDEWYDECDIFAKFDMGIALDAASSFKLEKIETSEANHTIDTNGCNFAQMNAEPLIGFRTASNKEVKISAEAQARVASIFQNLPPLPINNSCDEELPIEDEAGEEEGCQNVMNRTITISKTSDNLVDTSANPNDQIGSKEMPGCGGFSTTSYKVITSSNEAKQQAARALEMLTPLPQDEICLKNDATSNDASTSKELFIGFRTASSKLINISKEAQERALKILEQLPNDGMEAELDAKKLTGFATVSRKTIQISDDAKKRAARILEDVMEFQKESVEDDVKRSLENLQFSEWPVEEEEELVNEKGTNANTANEHKTNIPGFSTAPKKQRAAVILESLPELRVIEKLKTENIKGNSETKPLDNFLFPEWPLATEIEDRMTDKPETALNGLNKRKRSDSESAQNRRTSASPPRTPKLFCKSTGGERSPLAHIQATIIHSSLSEMAVNTPPDYRARHGIIARKNLLSLNMSNKLKVKFSKHHDFKSESSMVETPTKRSGGTTAALRVNEPKSPPATPIPNLQEFFNSAAMSTSTPQPPVRQQTRMSTRARKRAELVAAALNTPTTTKDKTTITTPTNDGSFKHIDWENDSVNKSATSLNVSRLSNSSCSNIMKMESNPTPKQRIERLRMYGKPPSVSPICMSSTNNCRVSGLQRRPRSAAKGERFSRE
- the LOC120771608 gene encoding breast cancer type 2 susceptibility protein homolog isoform X2 — translated: MADESINSSPRKLNNSIHKSRLHRRHKRLNATFTTTSETSCKHEEEEGLSCTLLVMYDSDETMENSIKNKCLRNEKPISKVNTSYDPFAEHRLLVLADRSRTMPSSSRLFKATQGFEPCNNFLIESLEQREDKISENNRNKTDVFEITDSELLQVCEETEKKTIDLSSIKEVKVDINKSPSTPKRKTKSIVDLILEDFCSSPQSPELQQSSEESNFNFRFTNKPLRTYSKRKHEIVMARQNIAEQYNKPTNSVAHCVLNDDLLSNDSSTDLSVQEDQTEHIPVKEAVVVLQHSQSLCENLQNLSAYFTESSGERDKKQDPSTEFVDHQLAEDYLGIRTLEEKSSSEIYFTANKAENDSMQIEEELVLPETEEQFKSRSLISFTTNRVEDDCMQIDEELVVPETEEQSKTSSNGHISNEEDFNGFSSEEEDTKQNCDTLTPNDDTNNDEQNDEWYDECDIFAKFDMGIALDAASSFKLEKIETSEANHTIDTNGCNFAQMNAEPLIGFRTASNKEVKISAEAQARVASIFQNLPPLPINNSCDEELPIEDEAGEEEGCQNVMNRTITISKTSDNLVDTSANPNDQIGSKEMPGCGGFSTTSYKVITSSNEAKQQAARALEMLTPLPQDEICLKNDATSNDASTSKELFIGFRTASSKLINISKEAQERALKILEQLPNDGMEAELDAKKLTGFATVSRKTIQISDDAKKRAARILEDVMEFQKESVEDDVKRSLENLQFSEWPVEEEEELVNEKGTNANTANEHKTNIPGFSTAPKKQRAAVILESLPELRVIEKLKTENIKGNSETKPLDNFLFPEWPLATEIEDRMTDKPETALNGLNKRKRSDSESAQNRRTSASPPRTPKLFCKSTGGERSPLAHIQATIIHSSLSEMAVNTPPDYRARHGIIARKNLLSLNMSNKLKVKFSKHHDFKSESSMVETPTKRSGGTTAALRVNEPKSPPATPIPNLQEFFNSAAMSTSTPQPPVRQQTRMSTRARKRAELVAAALNTPTTTKDKTTITTPTNDGSFKHIDWENDSVNKSATSLNVSRLSNSSCSNIMKMESNPTPKQRIERLRMYGKPPSVSPICMSSTNNCRVSGLQRRPRSAAKGERFSRE
- the LOC120771126 gene encoding polyadenylate-binding protein — its product is MFVNSMTFRGNPAPNHHYAGHPLATAHHPQQPQLHHHATTGQAGGPMAHHPSAAHGTHPGAHPGSANNNIHHAASAMNRHAPHAPMGMGSGNITSMSPHMPNNGSGMPGSGSGSGASSSSPDSGKIYIKNLERSIDNKAVYDTFCVFGNILNCNVAKDEDGNSRGYGFVHFDSEEAARIAISKVDGMLCNNQKVQVVKFIPRRDREQEKASQFRNLYVKNLSEDFTDQHLHEMFEPYGRITSHRVMLDEEGRSRRFGFVAFESPQSALAAVIGLNGKQLGDNKFLYVARALNKVERQQEINRKLEERKRQKAGQVFYY